The Desulfonatronospira thiodismutans ASO3-1 DNA segment ACGGTGCAGAAGATGCCCTCCATGCTGAATGATATTTTTGCCGGCCGGGAAGAAGGCATGCAAAACGCTCAGGAAGTGGTCTCGGAAATGGCACAGACCTTTCTGTCTGAAACCACCGCTGTAATGCACCTCATGGATGCCGAAGAAGCGGACATGGACCTTGCCTACCATTTTCTCAACGTTTCCGTGCTGTCCATGATGATAGGCGAAGCAGCCCAGCTGCAGGAAGAAGACATGAAGCATCTTGGCATGGGTGCTTTACTGCATGACCTGGGCAAACTCAGGATTGAAAAGAAACACCTGCGCAAACCCAGGGAGATGCTCAGCAAGCATGAGCTGAAATTATTGAAAATGCACCCCCAATACGGTGTTGAAACTCTGTGCGCCATCAAAACAGGACCTCCTCAACCGGTAAAGGAGATAGTCCGGCATCATCACGAAGCCCTGAGCGGAATCGGGTATCCCCAGGGACTAAAGGCGGACAGAATTTCCTACTTGACCAGGATCACCACCCTGGCCAACATCTTCGACAACCTGTGCAATCCTTACAACCCTGAACAGGCCATGTCCCCGCATCACGCCCTTTCTTTTATTTACAGGAGATACGACCTGATCCTGGATATGCATCTGGTATCCCTTCTGGTTAAAAGGCTGGGGGTTTACCCTCCTGGTTGTATTGTTGAGCTCTCCACTAAAGAGGTGGCCAAGGTCATGGCCGTGGATCCGGCAAAGCCGTTAAGGCCTCTTATCCTCCTGTATGACCCGGATGTACCCAGAAAACATGCTGCTGTTTTCAACATGGACGAAGACAGGGATCTATTCATAGATAGATGCCT contains these protein-coding regions:
- a CDS encoding HD-GYP domain-containing protein, which produces MSSQAAEKVSVDQLQVGVYIQLQEVWYMHPFLRSSFLIKKEKQIQALRDSGIKEVLYVPEKSQRPCLPARKKKPAEPLQNEQEKDTSPDENISGQVWETKQRRIKQFSNIQERIKKCSRQYKNTVQKMPSMLNDIFAGREEGMQNAQEVVSEMAQTFLSETTAVMHLMDAEEADMDLAYHFLNVSVLSMMIGEAAQLQEEDMKHLGMGALLHDLGKLRIEKKHLRKPREMLSKHELKLLKMHPQYGVETLCAIKTGPPQPVKEIVRHHHEALSGIGYPQGLKADRISYLTRITTLANIFDNLCNPYNPEQAMSPHHALSFIYRRYDLILDMHLVSLLVKRLGVYPPGCIVELSTKEVAKVMAVDPAKPLRPLILLYDPDVPRKHAAVFNMDEDRDLFIDRCLNPEELSQEAARYLKPRQKVAYYAEEVPEK